ATTGCCTCAGACTCCAGATTGCCCGGCAAGGTAACCGCGATTCCAGCCGCCCCATTAAGACGCTCAAGCGAACTCAGCCCAACCAGCCTGCTGTCACGAGACAACACCCACGAACTACGCCCAAGCACTGCTATGTCAGGCGAAACCGGGTACCGGTATGTAACATTCGCCTCCTCATCATCACGCACAGCCGTCGTCGTTGTACGAAAAGCCGAACCACGGTACTGATTATATAAAAAAAGTCGTCCACCCGCAACCGGAAGGTCAGTTTGAAGTAACCCCGTGAAAATAAACGTGTTAGCCAATTTATCCACGCTAAAATTAATACTTGGTAAAACTACGTATTCTGTTTTTTTTAATAAAGAATTTACCTCTTGCGATGTAACATATTGAAAATTTCCCAAACTTAGCAGGGTAATAATCATGGCTAAAGAAGGTGCAAATAGAGGGCTATACGTACTTTTACGTAACATTTGAGTCCTCTTTTTGCCATGTAACAAACAGACACTTTTTAACTTTTATCGGCCATTTTAACTCGATAGTTTGCATTTGTAGTTGAGGAACAAGTTGAAAGGTCACAACCATGATGAACAGTCAAACACCCAAATTGATTTTACTGGTAGCGTCGAACCAGGAGCGCAGGACGAACACTGCCCAGCGCCTGGTAGGTGCCGGTGTTTCGGTATTGGTAGCCGACTGTGCCCAGGCGGCTATGGTAATTGTTCGTTCCCACCGCCCAACTGTAGTAATCCTGGACGAGGAGTTTATTACTTCTTCTGACATTAGGGAAGACCTTATCAAGGCCGGGCTTCATTCCGACACTCCGTTTATTGCGCTTGTATCATCGGCCAAGCTCCGACCGGGTACCAATTTACCGCACGGGATACTTTCCTACCCATTATCGGATGTAGGAATTAACTCAATAATGACAATTCAGCCCATGATTTCGCAGAAATCTGCCGGATCTGACCTTACTGACAGCGTGGCGCGCCACACATCGTTATTATATGCGTTGCCACACGAATATCGCACTCCACTTACGGATATTATCGGCCAGTCGTCCTACCTTCATGGACATGCATTGGAAGTTACTCCTGCAGAAATTCGTGAGGTTAGCGGAGAGGTTCTCTCTGCCGCCCGCCGTCTGCTTCGGGTAACGGATAACTTCCTGATGTATGCTCAAATCGAGACACTGGCCGAGAATCCGTTACATATTGAGCGCATGCGACAGTTTAAAACCATCGAACCTGGAAGCATCGTGTACGATACGGCAACGTATGTTGCCGAATTGCACCACCGCCGTAAAGATCTCACCATTTCGCTGGACGTAGATGGTGTCCCGGTATCAATGCTTGAACGTCACCTTAACAAGGTTACCTGCGAGTTACTTGACAATGCATTATACTTTTCTCCTGCAGGGTCACCTGTTACACTCACGGCAAATCCTCAGAAATCAAAGGTTGTCTTTTCAATCAGCGACCATGGTATAGGCATGAAGGAGCAGGAGCTGCGTCAAATTGGGGCCTATCGCCAGTTTCGCAGACAGGTTCAGGAGCAACAGGGCGTTGGTCTGGGCCTGGTGATTGCAAAGCGTTTGGTAGAGATCCACGGTGGTACGTTCGACATTCAGAGCACGTACGGCGTGGGCACCAATATCACGTTTACCGTCCCTCGCGCTGCCTAATAACCCGGAAATGCGTTTGCATTTAGCTTAGTAAAAAAACCGAATTACTGTTGGGCTTTTAATAAGTACCGGCAGACAGCAAATGGTGTGGTGAAGGGCACTGTGGCCAGACCTAACCCGAACAGAGACTTACAAGATCTCAAGTTTGGCATACGATAGCATGAGGTGCTTCCTCTGTCCGCTTTCAAATTGAACAACGGCTTTAGACTGCGAACCGGTCCCGCTTAAACTATCAATGCGTCCGTTTCCAAAGAGCGGATGCCGTACCCGTTGCCCAACACTGTACCTGTTTGCATCACCTGCCGGCCCTGATCCCGGTTTTGGGGGTACGGCACCGGAGTACCGGTTAGGCCTGGGTATCTGCGAATACGATGTTTTTTCGGGCAACTGAGAGTACGGACTCCGATGCTGTTGTTTTGCCTCGCCCAACGTGAAGGTACCCGCATGAGACGTAGGTGTTGCTGCCAGCACACGGCCTGTCATGCTTAGGCATTCAGCATCAATTTCGCTCAAAAAGAGTGATGGTCTGGAAAAACCAATTTCACCAAATCGGAATCTGCGTTCAGCGTACGTAAGTACCAGCATTTCGCGCGCACGGGTAATTCCAACGTAGAACAGCCGCCGCTCTTCTTCCATCTCTGCGCTGTCAGTCTCGGCCTTTTGTAATGGAAACAAGCCTTGTTCCAGCCCGGCTATTATTACAAGCGGGAACTCAAGCCCCTTAGCTGCATGCATCGTCATCAGCGATACCCGGTTACTGCCGAGTTGCGGGTCGTCCTGTTCACTTACAAGCGCAACCTGCTCAAGGTAGGTGGCAAGCGTAAGGGTAGCATCGAGGTCCTGCTGCTCTGCGATGTGCGACAGAACTCTGTCAATATTGTTATATCTGTCTTCAGCTTCATCGGTGTTCTGCTGTTTATACATCTGCATTATACCGGTAGCATGAATGTAGGCTTGCGCAAGTGAGGCAGGGGGCTCTTGGTTCATGTGCTGCCTGAAGCGTTCAACCATAGCAACAAAATCCGCAACCTGGGTTTGAATCCGTTTCTGGAGGCCTTCTACAGCGCCAACATCCAGCATAGTCTGGTACAGGGTTTTGTTGTATCGGCTTGCGTGCTCTTGCAGACGCTGCAGGCTGGTGGCACCAATCCCCCGGGCGGGTTCATTGATTACTCGCAGGATACTTTCTGTGTCAGACGGATTAACGAGCAACCGCAGGTATGCAATTGTGTCCTTAACTTCCTTACGCTTGTAAAAGCTAACTCCGCTTACAATCAGATATGGCAGATTTTCTCTGCGCAAAGCGTCTTCCAATGCCTGCGACTGCGCATTGGTCCGATACAAAATCGCGACGTCTTTGTAATCGGTACCCTTGTTAAAGATCTGCTCCCTGATGTAGCTAACAATGGTTGCGGCTTCTTCCCTGTCATCCCGACACGAGAAGAGAGCGATCTTTTCTCCGTCGGGGTTCTCAGTCCACAGTGACTTCTTTAACTGCCTGCTGTTCCGTGATATCACAGAGTCTGCTGCTGTGAGTATGGTTTTGGTACTTCTGTAATTCTGTTCAAGACGTACCTCGGTGGCTTCGGGATAGTCGCGTTTAAACGACAGGATGTTGTTAATATCGGCGCCACGCCACCGGTAAATGCTCTGTGCGTCATCACCAACAACGCACAGGTTGCGGTATTTACGGGCAAGCATCGAGATAACGATATACTGCGCCTTGTTGGTATCCTGGTATTCATCAACCATGATATACCGGAATCTATCCTGATACTCCTCAAGCACCTGTGGCTGACTCCGGAAGAGCTGAATGGTGTTGATCAGCAAGTCATCAAAATCCATGGCGTTGCTCTGATGCAACCGTTTTTCGTACTCTTGAAATATCTGAGCAATCTGCCTCTCGTTGGGTGTAGAAGCTTCCCGCTCAAAATCCTGCCAGCTGATCAATGCGTTTTTTGCACCCGATATCCGTGCGCGTACAGCAGCAGGTGCCACCAATTGCTGCGAGATGCCAAGCATCGCCATCACGGCTTTCACCGCTGCAAGCTGGTCATCGGCATCATAAATTGTAAACGAATTTGTATGTCCAATGAGGTCGGCATGGCGCCGCAATATCCTCGAAAACATCGAATGAAAGGTACCCACCCACATTCCGTGCACACCGTGACTGCCCACAAGTGTTTCGATACGCTCCTTCATCTCCTTAGCGGCCTTATTGGTAAAGGTAAGCGCAAGAATTGAGTGTGCCGAAACTCCGGATGCAAGCAGGTTGGCAATCCTGACTGTAAGGACGCGGGTTTTACCGCTGCCTGCACCGGCGATGATAAAAAGCGGACCCCCGGTGCACGACACCGCCTGCGCCTGCTGCGGGTTTAAGCCGCTCAGCAGGTCAGCAACGGGCTTGGGTGTTGGTACGGGAGTTAATCGTAACGACATGGCAATACTATCAAAATGTATAATCTGTAAAAATGTTCACTCACCAATATACTACCTGACCGTTATCCGAGCGGGATAAATCCCGTTTTTTTATACACCTTCCGCAGCGTCTTCCTTGCCCGATCCTGCGCTGCCTTAGCCCCTTCCCCCAAAATAGTTTCAAGGCGATCCGTATTGGTGCGAATTTCAAGAAATCGTTCACGAATAGGCCTGACGTAGTCTGTAACAGCGGTTGCCACGGCTTCTTTAAAATCAGCATAACCCGAAACACCAGACCACTCGTTCACGATGGTGTTACAGGGTACATCCGTTGCGATGTGCAGTAACGTTATCAGATTCGAGATGCCAGGACGGGTTTCCTCGTTAAACTCAATTGTGCTTCCGGAGTCAGTAACCGCCCGACGGATTTTGTTCCTGATCTCAGCATCGGTGTCAGTCAGAAAGATTGTTGCACCGCGGTTGGGGTCGCTCTTCGACATTTTTCTTGTTGGCTCCTGGAGCGACATGATGCGTCCACCTTCCTTTGGGATGTACGGTTCCGGCACAACAAAGGTGTCGGTGTACCGGTGATTAAACCGTTCCGCAAGGTTGCGCGTTAACTCAAGATGTTGTTTCTGATCTTCGCCAACGGGAACAAGATGTGCATTGTACAGCAGGATATCGGCGGCCATCAGAATCGGGTAGGTAAACAACCCCACATTTACATTGTCGGCATGCTGCTGACTCTTGTCTTTAAACTGAGTCATCCGCATACATTCACCCATGCCGGTTAAACATGTAAGCACCCACGCAAGCTGAGTGTGTTCCGGCACATGGCTCTGCACGAAAATTGTGCTTACCTCGGGATCAACCCCCGCGGCCATGTACATTGCTGCCGCGTCAAGCGTCCACTTACGCAACTTCGCTGGCTCCTGTCTTGCCGTAATCGCATGCAAGTCCACCACACAAAACAGCGATTCATAGGTGCGCTGCAGCACAACCCAGTTGCGAAGTGCGCCTGCAATATGGCCAAACGTCAGATCGCCGGAGGGCTGCATTCCAGAGAGTATGATTGATTTCTGCATAGGCAAAGCTATGATGCCGACAATTCACGCAGGGAGAAATTCTTTCTGGTTATTTTTCGGTCATGCGAATATGTGTTCTGTTGTGTATGCTTCTTGCTCTGCCATTGCGGGCTCAGACTGAGCTGGGAACCAGCAGTGCTCCGTCCAATGCCTGGGGCCTGGTATCTGTCCACCGCGTATGGCTGCCTCAGGATAACAACCGGCATAACGATGGGTTTGGTTTTTGCTTCTTTAGCAGTATTGACGATGACAGGCGCTGGTGGGCCGGGTTGAATTTTATCACAACGGGTATCCGCAGGCGGGATGCGATGGCATTGGAAGGGGGCTTGGGCGTATGGCTGGCCGGGACGGCACGCCTTGGCGCTTTTTCGTACCTGACAACAGGAATGGGTGCGTCATCAAACTCCGGTCTTGCCGGCTTTGACTTTTTCACCGATCCGTCAATGACGTTCGGATGGGCATCACAGGCCGGCATCGGTGCATGTGCCGAGATCACGTCCAACATTAGGGTTCAGGCAACAGTGGTTGGGATGTGGTTCACTAACGAGGGTGTTACGCCCTATGGTTTGCAGCTTGGGATCATTACCGGCGGTCCGTAGCACTCCATGTTTTGCTTTTTTACTATTTAACTTTTACCTGAGCATGATCTATATAGCCCCTTCACTCCTCTCGGCCAACTTTGCTGCCCTGGGTGATACCGTTCGGCAATGCGAAAACGGCGGTGCCGATATTTTACATTACGATGTGATGGACGGTCACTTCGTACCTCCCATCACTATGGGGCCTGCCATCATGAATGCAGTACGGGAGGTATCGGCACTCCCTGTAGATGTACACCTGATGGTTCAGAATGCCGACCATCAGGTTGAACAGTTTGCAGCAGCGGGGGCATCGTGGATAAGTGTACATGCCGAAGTGTGCAAACACATCCATCGCACTCTAAACCGAATCAGGCAACTGGGCTGTAAGGCAGGTCTGGCTCTGAATCCGGCTACACCACTGGATTTTGCGTTTGCGGCAGCCGAGAGCTGTGACTTTATCCTGCTTATGAGTGTAAATCCCGGGTATGGTGGACAAAACTTCATCCCGTCATTCCTGAACCGTTGTTCCACACTACGATCGTGGCTTGATACTCATGGCATGGGTAACGTTCTTATCGAGGTGGATGGTGGGATTAAAATTTCGAATGCTAAAGAAGTTGTGAATGCAGGCGCTCAGGTACTTGTAAGTGGCAGTGGCATTATGCACGGCGATATTGCAAAAAACATCAGCGCCATGCGTGATGCAATTGCTACTGTTGTTTAGTTGTTGTATTCTTGATTTTGATCACCGGTTTCTATTCTGACGCATCAGAACGTTCATTGTTCACGGATAAACTTCAGCAGATGGTTGCGGATTTCTTCAGTTTGTTCGTTGGTAAATCTGTCCGACAGGCTATCAAGCAGCCCCATGGCTAACACAGCGTACTGCTTCTGCTGAGCTCCGGGCAGAGCTTGCAGCTGACGCAGGACATCATCGAACTGCCCGCGTGCCAGCGGGCCGGTCACCGGAAATTCCACCTTGCCTTCACGGTTCAGAAGTGCCTCCCTCACGTTGTCAAGCGTGGTTTGAGCAATAGGCGGAATAAAGTCCTCCGGCGGTATCCCCACGTGATGTGCCAGTGAAACGGCCAGGTCAAAACATGCGTACAGCATATTACTTGCCGCAACAGCAACGGCATGGTACTGCAAACGCTGTTCCTGCGAGAGATGATGCCAATGGTGCATCTTCCCGCCCGTACGTTCAATAAACGTCCGTATTACCACCGCAGCCGCATCGTCAGCTTCAACACCCCAGCCAATACCGCTCACGTGAGTAGTCCGGTTATTCCGGAACGTCTGAAACGGATGCATTGCTGCCGTATTCCAGCCGCACTCCTGTAGTGCGTGAAGGGC
This is a stretch of genomic DNA from Ignavibacteria bacterium. It encodes these proteins:
- a CDS encoding hybrid sensor histidine kinase/response regulator — encoded protein: MMNSQTPKLILLVASNQERRTNTAQRLVGAGVSVLVADCAQAAMVIVRSHRPTVVILDEEFITSSDIREDLIKAGLHSDTPFIALVSSAKLRPGTNLPHGILSYPLSDVGINSIMTIQPMISQKSAGSDLTDSVARHTSLLYALPHEYRTPLTDIIGQSSYLHGHALEVTPAEIREVSGEVLSAARRLLRVTDNFLMYAQIETLAENPLHIERMRQFKTIEPGSIVYDTATYVAELHHRRKDLTISLDVDGVPVSMLERHLNKVTCELLDNALYFSPAGSPVTLTANPQKSKVVFSISDHGIGMKEQELRQIGAYRQFRRQVQEQQGVGLGLVIAKRLVEIHGGTFDIQSTYGVGTNITFTVPRAA
- a CDS encoding UvrD-helicase domain-containing protein: MSLRLTPVPTPKPVADLLSGLNPQQAQAVSCTGGPLFIIAGAGSGKTRVLTVRIANLLASGVSAHSILALTFTNKAAKEMKERIETLVGSHGVHGMWVGTFHSMFSRILRRHADLIGHTNSFTIYDADDQLAAVKAVMAMLGISQQLVAPAAVRARISGAKNALISWQDFEREASTPNERQIAQIFQEYEKRLHQSNAMDFDDLLINTIQLFRSQPQVLEEYQDRFRYIMVDEYQDTNKAQYIVISMLARKYRNLCVVGDDAQSIYRWRGADINNILSFKRDYPEATEVRLEQNYRSTKTILTAADSVISRNSRQLKKSLWTENPDGEKIALFSCRDDREEAATIVSYIREQIFNKGTDYKDVAILYRTNAQSQALEDALRRENLPYLIVSGVSFYKRKEVKDTIAYLRLLVNPSDTESILRVINEPARGIGATSLQRLQEHASRYNKTLYQTMLDVGAVEGLQKRIQTQVADFVAMVERFRQHMNQEPPASLAQAYIHATGIMQMYKQQNTDEAEDRYNNIDRVLSHIAEQQDLDATLTLATYLEQVALVSEQDDPQLGSNRVSLMTMHAAKGLEFPLVIIAGLEQGLFPLQKAETDSAEMEEERRLFYVGITRAREMLVLTYAERRFRFGEIGFSRPSLFLSEIDAECLSMTGRVLAATPTSHAGTFTLGEAKQQHRSPYSQLPEKTSYSQIPRPNRYSGAVPPKPGSGPAGDANRYSVGQRVRHPLFGNGRIDSLSGTGSQSKAVVQFESGQRKHLMLSYAKLEIL
- the trpS gene encoding tryptophan--tRNA ligase; this translates as MQKSIILSGMQPSGDLTFGHIAGALRNWVVLQRTYESLFCVVDLHAITARQEPAKLRKWTLDAAAMYMAAGVDPEVSTIFVQSHVPEHTQLAWVLTCLTGMGECMRMTQFKDKSQQHADNVNVGLFTYPILMAADILLYNAHLVPVGEDQKQHLELTRNLAERFNHRYTDTFVVPEPYIPKEGGRIMSLQEPTRKMSKSDPNRGATIFLTDTDAEIRNKIRRAVTDSGSTIEFNEETRPGISNLITLLHIATDVPCNTIVNEWSGVSGYADFKEAVATAVTDYVRPIRERFLEIRTNTDRLETILGEGAKAAQDRARKTLRKVYKKTGFIPLG
- the rpe gene encoding ribulose-phosphate 3-epimerase, which produces MIYIAPSLLSANFAALGDTVRQCENGGADILHYDVMDGHFVPPITMGPAIMNAVREVSALPVDVHLMVQNADHQVEQFAAAGASWISVHAEVCKHIHRTLNRIRQLGCKAGLALNPATPLDFAFAAAESCDFILLMSVNPGYGGQNFIPSFLNRCSTLRSWLDTHGMGNVLIEVDGGIKISNAKEVVNAGAQVLVSGSGIMHGDIAKNISAMRDAIATVV
- a CDS encoding DUF2520 domain-containing protein, with amino-acid sequence MSSDFRSDVVVIGAGAVGTALKPFVLDVVSHAQFEQWLKPDQTRYVLTILAVPDTHIRLVAERIAKVLPDGNNAVIAHVSGLNGPDALHALQECGWNTAAMHPFQTFRNNRTTHVSGIGWGVEADDAAAVVIRTFIERTGGKMHHWHHLSQEQRLQYHAVAVAASNMLYACFDLAVSLAHHVGIPPEDFIPPIAQTTLDNVREALLNREGKVEFPVTGPLARGQFDDVLRQLQALPGAQQKQYAVLAMGLLDSLSDRFTNEQTEEIRNHLLKFIREQ